A window from Theropithecus gelada isolate Dixy chromosome 1, Tgel_1.0, whole genome shotgun sequence encodes these proteins:
- the TMEM35B gene encoding transmembrane protein 35B isoform X1, with protein sequence MELLLSVLRVLLGGFFALVGLAKLSEISAPVSERMNALFVQFAEVFPLKVFGYQPDPLNYQIAVGFLELLAGLLLAMGPPMLQEISNLFLILLMMEHFLLYYSFHGLQTSTGAIFTLAALKESLSTCIPAIVCLGFLLLLNVGQLLAQTKKVVRPTRKKTLSTFKESWK encoded by the exons ATGGAGCTTCTGCTGTCGGTGCTGCGTGTACTGCTGGGCGGCTTCTTCGCGCTCGTGGGGTTGGCCAAGCTCTCGGAGATCTCGGCTCCAGTTTCGGAGCGGATG AACGCCCTGTTCGTGCAGTTTGCTGAGGTGTTCCCGCTGAAGGTATTTGGCTACCAGCCAGATCCCCTGAACTACCAAATAGCTGTGGGCTTTCTGGAACTGCTGGCTGGGCTGCTGCTGGCCATGGGCCCACCGATGCTGCAAGAGATCAGTAACTTGTTCTTGATTCTGCTCATGATGG AGCACTTCCTGCTGTACTACAGTTTCCATGGTCTTCAAACTAGCACAG GGGCTATCTTCACCTTGGCAGCTCTAAAAGAGTCACTAAGCACCTGTATCCCGGCCATCGTCTGCCTGGGGTTCCTGCTGCTGCTGAATGTCGGCCAGCTCTTAGCCCAGACTAAGAAGGTGGTCAGACCCACTAGGAAGAAGACTCTAAGTACATTCAAGGAATCCTGGAAGTAG
- the TMEM35B gene encoding transmembrane protein 35B isoform X2 produces MELLLSVLRVLLGGFFALVGLAKLSEISAPVSERMNALFVQFAEVFPLKVFGYQPDPLNYQIAVGFLELLAGLLLAMGPPMLQEISNLFLILLMMGAIFTLAALKESLSTCIPAIVCLGFLLLLNVGQLLAQTKKVVRPTRKKTLSTFKESWK; encoded by the exons ATGGAGCTTCTGCTGTCGGTGCTGCGTGTACTGCTGGGCGGCTTCTTCGCGCTCGTGGGGTTGGCCAAGCTCTCGGAGATCTCGGCTCCAGTTTCGGAGCGGATG AACGCCCTGTTCGTGCAGTTTGCTGAGGTGTTCCCGCTGAAGGTATTTGGCTACCAGCCAGATCCCCTGAACTACCAAATAGCTGTGGGCTTTCTGGAACTGCTGGCTGGGCTGCTGCTGGCCATGGGCCCACCGATGCTGCAAGAGATCAGTAACTTGTTCTTGATTCTGCTCATGATGG GGGCTATCTTCACCTTGGCAGCTCTAAAAGAGTCACTAAGCACCTGTATCCCGGCCATCGTCTGCCTGGGGTTCCTGCTGCTGCTGAATGTCGGCCAGCTCTTAGCCCAGACTAAGAAGGTGGTCAGACCCACTAGGAAGAAGACTCTAAGTACATTCAAGGAATCCTGGAAGTAG